In Deinococcus maricopensis DSM 21211, one genomic interval encodes:
- the lepB gene encoding signal peptidase I, producing MTQVQKPPQSFLKRLWKELLEPIVFAVVITQFVATLVGVDGTSMMPNLRNGERVLVPKYETWLHKVGVGNFKRGDILIFKPPRAAEDEVRSFVGLWQYRPFLIKRLVALPGDRVRMDGGNLYVNNTRIDQSFTTDYWQAQGCWDTQSDIANNAQSGNRYAYMKTQKEFTVPAGQYFMMGDNRTEQGSLDSRTFGPIPLRDIAGRAAMVVWPIMRKTNAKYNCDNPSPSAIEFSGNSVLNWRLLQRPAGFGALNK from the coding sequence ATGACCCAAGTTCAAAAACCCCCGCAGTCCTTTCTGAAGCGACTCTGGAAAGAACTGCTCGAACCCATCGTGTTCGCCGTCGTCATCACGCAGTTCGTGGCGACGCTCGTCGGCGTGGACGGCACCAGCATGATGCCGAACCTCCGCAACGGCGAACGCGTCCTCGTGCCGAAGTACGAGACGTGGCTGCACAAGGTCGGCGTCGGGAACTTCAAACGCGGCGACATCCTGATCTTCAAACCTCCCCGCGCCGCCGAAGATGAAGTGCGCAGCTTCGTGGGCCTGTGGCAGTACCGGCCGTTCCTGATCAAACGCCTGGTGGCCCTGCCCGGCGATCGCGTCCGCATGGACGGCGGCAACCTGTACGTGAACAACACCCGCATCGACCAGTCGTTCACCACCGACTACTGGCAGGCGCAGGGCTGCTGGGACACCCAGAGCGACATCGCCAACAACGCGCAGAGCGGCAACCGCTACGCGTACATGAAAACCCAAAAGGAATTCACGGTGCCTGCCGGGCAGTACTTCATGATGGGCGACAACCGCACCGAGCAGGGCAGCCTCGACTCGCGCACCTTCGGCCCGATTCCGCTGCGCGACATCGCCGGGCGCGCCGCCATGGTGGTGTGGCCGATCATGCGCAAAACCAACGCGAAGTACAACTGCGACAACCCCAGCCCCAGCGCCATTGAGTTCAGCGGCAACAGCGTTCTGAACTGGCGCCTGCTGCAACGCCCCGCCGGGTTCGGCGCCCTCAACAAATAA
- a CDS encoding serine/threonine-protein kinase, with protein sequence MPLAGTLVEGRYRLVRPVGHGASSVVYFAVGTDGLPYAVKVFPAELMARAERELSHSPALTHARITPVLTRTEVQGLPALVLGFARGRVLFDRYTRRPALTQERRAFLLTLAHVLEALGHLHAQGIVHRDVKPENIIVDTDGSAKVVDFDLSGPINEAFSTPLRIGTAAFQSPEAVRGEPLGPESDLYGVGVLLHWGMYGALLDEEGAGPLPETRDPLEGLRRTLLEPDRFARPSRALDVRRQLLSLASLPY encoded by the coding sequence ATGCCGCTCGCGGGAACGCTCGTGGAAGGACGCTACCGTCTGGTGCGGCCCGTTGGTCATGGCGCGAGCAGCGTCGTGTACTTCGCGGTGGGGACAGACGGGTTGCCGTACGCCGTGAAGGTTTTCCCGGCGGAACTCATGGCGCGTGCGGAGCGGGAGTTGTCGCACAGCCCGGCGCTCACGCACGCGCGGATCACGCCGGTGCTGACGCGCACGGAAGTGCAGGGCCTGCCGGCCCTGGTGCTGGGGTTCGCGCGCGGGCGGGTGCTGTTCGATCGGTACACGCGGCGCCCGGCGCTCACGCAGGAGCGCCGGGCGTTCCTGTTGACGCTCGCGCACGTGCTGGAGGCGCTCGGCCACCTGCACGCGCAGGGCATCGTGCACCGGGACGTGAAGCCGGAAAACATCATCGTGGACACGGACGGCAGCGCGAAGGTGGTGGATTTCGACCTGAGCGGGCCGATCAATGAGGCGTTCAGCACGCCGCTGCGTATCGGCACGGCGGCGTTCCAGTCGCCGGAGGCGGTGCGCGGCGAGCCGCTCGGGCCGGAAAGTGACCTGTACGGCGTGGGGGTGCTGCTGCACTGGGGCATGTACGGCGCGCTGCTGGATGAGGAGGGGGCCGGGCCGCTGCCGGAGACGCGCGATCCGCTCGAGGGGTTGCGGCGGACGCTGCTGGAACCGGACCGGTTCGCGCGGCCATCGCGGGCCCTGGACGTGCGGCGGCAGCTGCTGAGCCTGGCGAGCCTGCCGTACTGA
- a CDS encoding single-stranded DNA-binding protein — MPTLHLTGPLGTSISVDVQDDRDILNTLRKYGKGGWTSGDIPAGGLSLPLAMADNFDWTLIGARPYTNADGEQAVMYKGQSYKRRELDEVDTKKLKLPKIVKYSRGARPTDPPHLKEGEEGGVQYVTLISFRGNGKVIEAYVDPNKATVGTGARNNDRAQERATAEAPF; from the coding sequence ATGCCCACCCTGCACCTCACCGGCCCCCTCGGCACCAGCATCAGCGTCGACGTTCAGGACGACCGCGACATCCTCAACACCCTACGCAAATACGGCAAAGGCGGCTGGACCAGCGGAGACATCCCCGCCGGCGGCCTCAGCCTCCCCCTCGCCATGGCCGACAACTTCGACTGGACCCTCATCGGCGCCCGCCCCTACACCAACGCCGACGGCGAACAGGCCGTCATGTACAAGGGCCAGAGCTACAAACGCCGCGAACTCGACGAAGTCGACACCAAAAAACTCAAGCTGCCCAAAATCGTCAAGTACAGCCGCGGCGCTCGCCCCACCGACCCGCCCCACCTCAAGGAAGGCGAAGAAGGCGGCGTGCAGTACGTCACCCTGATCAGCTTCCGCGGCAACGGCAAAGTCATCGAAGCCTACGTCGACCCCAACAAAGCCACCGTCGGCACCGGCGCACGCAACAACGACCGCGCCCAGGAGCGTGCCACCGCCGAAGCGCCGTTCTGA
- the purC gene encoding phosphoribosylaminoimidazolesuccinocarboxamide synthase, with translation MSAPVERGELRYEGKAKRVYATPDPQQYVVEYKDDATAFNGQKRDQILGKGSVNNAITSALYPHLERAGVPTHFIAQLSEREQLVRAVEIIPVEVVVRNVAAGSFSKRLGITEGTLLARPIVEYYYKSDVLGDPLINTDTAISMGWATDEDLSTIKALALKVNAFLTPYFLARDIRLIDFKLEFGKTHDGQIVLADEISPDTCRFWDAVSGERLDKDRFRRDLGNVEGAYQEMLARVTREQA, from the coding sequence ATGAGCGCCCCCGTCGAGCGCGGCGAACTCCGCTACGAAGGCAAAGCCAAACGCGTCTACGCCACCCCCGACCCGCAACAGTACGTCGTGGAGTACAAGGACGACGCCACCGCCTTCAACGGCCAGAAACGCGACCAGATCCTCGGGAAGGGCAGCGTCAACAACGCCATCACCAGCGCCCTGTACCCGCACCTCGAACGCGCCGGCGTGCCCACGCACTTCATCGCGCAGCTCAGCGAACGCGAACAGCTCGTCCGCGCCGTCGAGATCATCCCCGTCGAAGTCGTGGTCCGCAACGTCGCCGCCGGCAGCTTCAGCAAACGCCTCGGCATCACCGAAGGCACGCTGCTCGCGCGCCCCATCGTCGAGTACTACTACAAGAGCGACGTACTCGGCGACCCCCTCATCAACACCGACACCGCCATCAGCATGGGCTGGGCCACCGACGAGGACCTCAGCACCATCAAGGCCCTCGCCCTCAAGGTGAACGCCTTCCTGACGCCGTACTTCCTCGCGCGGGACATCCGCCTGATCGACTTCAAACTCGAATTCGGCAAGACGCACGACGGTCAGATCGTCCTCGCCGACGAAATCAGCCCCGACACGTGCCGGTTCTGGGACGCCGTCAGCGGTGAGCGCCTCGACAAGGACCGCTTCCGCCGCGACCTCGGCAACGTCGAAGGCGCGTACCAGGAAATGCTCGCGCGCGTCACCCGCGAACAGGCGTAA
- the purS gene encoding phosphoribosylformylglycinamidine synthase subunit PurS, which translates to MQYKAKVYVTLKPSILDPQGRTVERALTHLNHQNVEGVRIGKYIELTLEGERADVEAQLRDISVNVLSNPIMEDVRFELEEQAVEQSA; encoded by the coding sequence ATGCAGTACAAGGCGAAAGTCTACGTCACCCTCAAACCCAGCATCCTTGACCCGCAGGGCCGCACCGTCGAACGCGCCCTCACGCACCTGAACCACCAGAACGTCGAGGGCGTGCGCATCGGCAAGTACATCGAACTGACCCTCGAAGGGGAACGCGCCGACGTCGAAGCGCAGCTGCGCGACATCAGCGTGAACGTCCTCAGCAACCCCATCATGGAAGACGTGCGCTTCGAACTCGAAGAGCAAGCGGTGGAGCAGTCCGCGTGA
- the purQ gene encoding phosphoribosylformylglycinamidine synthase subunit PurQ → MKTAVIQFPGSNCDADALHAAGNVIGQDATFVWHTDTQLPDVDVVLVPGGFSYGDHLRSGAIAARSPIMTAIRAFADAGGYVIGICNGFQILTEAGLLPGALTRNGHLHFTCQPVRLRVERTNTPFTSAYTSGQTVTIPVAHGEGNYYADANTLDRLEGEGQVVFRYVDNPNGSLNDIAGIVNDRRNVLGMMPHPERAVEHLLGSADGLGVFQSLLSRVGA, encoded by the coding sequence GTGAAGACCGCCGTGATTCAGTTCCCGGGCAGCAACTGCGACGCCGACGCGCTGCACGCCGCCGGGAACGTCATCGGGCAGGACGCCACCTTCGTGTGGCACACCGACACGCAACTCCCGGACGTCGACGTCGTCCTCGTACCCGGCGGCTTCAGCTACGGCGACCACCTGCGCAGCGGCGCCATCGCCGCGCGCAGCCCCATCATGACCGCCATCCGCGCCTTCGCGGATGCCGGCGGGTACGTGATCGGCATCTGCAACGGCTTCCAGATCCTCACCGAAGCCGGTCTGCTGCCCGGCGCGCTCACCCGCAACGGCCACCTGCACTTCACGTGCCAGCCCGTGCGCCTGCGCGTCGAACGCACCAACACGCCGTTCACGAGCGCGTACACCAGCGGGCAGACCGTCACGATCCCCGTCGCGCACGGCGAAGGGAACTACTACGCGGACGCCAACACCCTCGACCGCCTCGAAGGCGAAGGGCAGGTCGTGTTCCGCTACGTGGACAACCCCAACGGCAGCCTGAACGACATCGCCGGCATCGTCAACGACCGCCGCAACGTGCTCGGCATGATGCCGCACCCGGAACGCGCCGTGGAGCACCTGCTCGGCAGCGCCGACGGCCTCGGCGTGTTCCAGAGCCTGCTCAGCCGCGTCGGAGCCTGA
- the purL gene encoding phosphoribosylformylglycinamidine synthase subunit PurL, protein MTQATSLRDQASTFGLTTEEFDLLVSSIGRDPNALEAAIVGAMWSEHCGYKNSRPLFRVFPTTGPQVLQGPGENAGVVDIGDGLAVAFKMESHNHPSAVEPVQGAATGVGGILRDIFAMGARPFAVLDSLRFGNPDSARTKFLVHGVVEGIAHYGNAIGVPTVGGEVTFHPSYQENPLVNVMALGLLRHEDLAKGTMGEVGNKIVYVGSKTGRDGLGGAVFASADLSDASQADRPAVQVGDPFMEKLLLEATLEAIEAGLVAGVQDMGAAGLVSSTCEMAYRANLGVTMDLDAVPTREAGMVPMELCLSESQERMVLVPVPGKEQALFDLLAKWELDVVEIGEVEAHDRYRLTWRGEVVCDLPVALLNEAPKYTREGVESEEIKAKREQDLSGIPIPEDLEGTLLQLLSHPTIASKRPIYERFDHQVMTNTVVVPGTADAAVLRVKGTRKGVAATSDCNPRYVYLDPYTGAAAAVAEAARNLACVGATPLAITDNLNFGNPHRLDVYYQLQQATQGIADACRALNTPVTGGNVSLYNQYVEEGRTVAIHPTPTIGMVGVLPDIGLRATQALAEGQAIYLLGHHANTIGASQYLETIHGLEAGRVPTLDLTLEQKVIDGVLALIRAGHTKTAHDCAEGGLAVALAEMCISGQTGATVLLEDDARPDALLYGEAHARILTGVPYAHADAAETLLNELGVPFTRLGDTGGNTLNIAVTADGPQLSVNLDTLQRAHAAPLREILA, encoded by the coding sequence ATGACGCAAGCGACCTCGCTGCGCGATCAGGCCAGCACGTTCGGCCTCACCACTGAAGAATTCGACCTGCTCGTGAGCAGCATCGGGCGCGACCCGAACGCCCTGGAAGCCGCCATCGTCGGCGCCATGTGGAGCGAACACTGCGGGTACAAGAACTCCCGCCCGCTGTTCCGCGTGTTCCCCACCACCGGCCCGCAGGTCCTGCAGGGCCCCGGCGAGAACGCCGGCGTCGTGGACATCGGCGACGGCCTCGCCGTGGCGTTCAAGATGGAAAGCCACAACCACCCGTCAGCGGTCGAGCCGGTGCAGGGCGCCGCGACCGGCGTGGGCGGCATCCTGCGGGACATCTTCGCCATGGGCGCGCGCCCGTTCGCGGTGCTCGACAGCCTCCGCTTCGGGAACCCCGACAGCGCCCGCACGAAATTCCTCGTGCACGGCGTCGTCGAAGGCATCGCGCATTACGGCAACGCCATCGGCGTGCCCACGGTCGGCGGCGAGGTGACGTTCCACCCCAGCTACCAGGAGAACCCGCTCGTGAACGTCATGGCGCTCGGCCTGCTCCGCCACGAGGACCTCGCCAAAGGCACCATGGGCGAGGTCGGCAACAAGATCGTGTACGTCGGCAGCAAAACCGGCCGTGACGGCCTCGGCGGCGCCGTGTTCGCCAGCGCGGACCTCAGCGACGCGTCGCAGGCGGACCGCCCGGCCGTGCAGGTCGGCGACCCGTTCATGGAAAAGCTCCTGCTCGAAGCCACCCTCGAAGCGATCGAGGCGGGCCTCGTCGCGGGCGTGCAGGACATGGGCGCCGCCGGCCTCGTGAGCAGCACCTGCGAGATGGCGTACCGCGCGAACCTCGGCGTCACCATGGACCTCGACGCCGTCCCCACCCGCGAAGCCGGCATGGTCCCCATGGAACTGTGCCTCAGCGAATCGCAGGAACGCATGGTGCTCGTGCCCGTCCCCGGCAAGGAACAGGCCCTGTTCGACCTGCTCGCCAAATGGGAACTGGACGTCGTCGAAATCGGCGAGGTCGAAGCGCACGACCGCTACCGCCTCACGTGGCGCGGCGAGGTCGTATGCGACCTGCCCGTCGCGCTGCTGAACGAAGCGCCCAAGTACACCCGCGAAGGCGTCGAAAGCGAAGAGATCAAAGCCAAACGCGAACAGGACCTCAGCGGCATCCCCATCCCCGAGGACCTCGAAGGCACGCTGCTGCAGCTCCTATCGCACCCCACCATCGCCAGCAAACGCCCCATCTACGAGCGCTTCGACCATCAGGTCATGACGAACACCGTCGTCGTGCCCGGCACCGCCGACGCCGCCGTCCTGCGCGTCAAGGGCACCCGCAAAGGCGTCGCCGCCACCAGCGACTGCAACCCCCGCTACGTGTACCTCGACCCGTACACCGGCGCCGCCGCCGCCGTCGCCGAAGCCGCCCGCAACCTCGCGTGCGTCGGCGCCACCCCCCTCGCCATCACCGACAACCTCAACTTCGGCAACCCCCACCGCCTCGACGTGTACTACCAGCTGCAACAGGCCACGCAGGGCATCGCCGACGCCTGCCGCGCCCTGAACACCCCCGTCACCGGCGGGAACGTCAGCCTCTACAACCAGTACGTCGAAGAAGGCCGCACCGTCGCCATCCACCCCACCCCCACCATCGGCATGGTCGGCGTCCTCCCCGACATCGGCCTGCGCGCCACCCAGGCGCTCGCCGAAGGGCAGGCCATCTACCTGCTCGGCCACCACGCGAACACCATCGGCGCCAGCCAGTACCTCGAAACCATCCACGGCCTCGAAGCGGGCCGCGTCCCCACCCTCGACCTCACCCTCGAACAGAAGGTCATCGACGGCGTCCTCGCGCTCATCCGCGCCGGACACACCAAAACCGCGCACGACTGCGCCGAAGGCGGCCTCGCCGTCGCCCTCGCCGAAATGTGCATCAGCGGCCAGACCGGCGCGACCGTCCTCCTCGAAGACGACGCCCGCCCCGACGCCCTCCTGTACGGCGAAGCGCACGCCCGCATCCTCACCGGCGTCCCCTACGCGCACGCCGACGCCGCCGAAACGCTCCTGAACGAACTCGGCGTGCCCTTCACGCGCCTCGGCGACACCGGTGGTAACACGCTGAACATTGCCGTCACCGCCGACGGTCCACAATTGAGCGTGAACCTCGACACGCTCCAACGCGCCCACGCGGCGCCCCTCCGGGAGATCCTCGCGTGA
- the purF gene encoding amidophosphoribosyltransferase, whose translation MTELWPLESLELEDKPREECGVFGMYSATPVDLAWMTYLGLFALQHRGQEAAGICVSDGEKFHVEKDLGLVTQVFDERKLDTVRLANARVSIGHVRYSTTGSNLRFNAQPLTTRTNKGVLGLAHNGNFVNALEVRKGLLDEGALFQTTNDSEVMLNLIARQAKEDLITATANAMRELRGGYACVLMSRTQLVGFRDPNGVRPLVIGQRDDGAWVMASEPSALYAVGARLIRDVQPGELVWADRDGLHSMMVHAARHTPCAFEWIYFARPDSTLDGVSIHESRVRMGEQLARERPVEADIVVPVPDSGIGAAIGYARASGIPFDYGLYKNPYAGRTFIAPTQEARELKVKMKLSPTSAVRGKRVILIDDSIVRGTTSRQIVNLLREAGATEVHFRVSSPPITQPCFYGIDTAARKELVASTHTIEEIRELIGADTLSFISERGLEAAIQGPGVCLACFNGDYPAGTPLLNDVDKLALEV comes from the coding sequence GTGACCGAACTCTGGCCCCTCGAGTCCCTGGAACTCGAAGACAAGCCCCGCGAGGAATGCGGCGTGTTCGGCATGTACAGCGCCACCCCCGTCGACCTCGCCTGGATGACGTACCTCGGCCTGTTCGCCCTGCAGCACCGCGGGCAGGAAGCCGCCGGCATCTGCGTCAGCGACGGCGAGAAATTCCACGTCGAAAAGGACCTCGGACTCGTCACGCAGGTCTTCGACGAACGCAAACTCGACACCGTCCGCCTCGCGAACGCCCGCGTCTCCATCGGCCACGTCCGCTACAGCACCACCGGCAGCAACCTCCGCTTCAACGCGCAACCCCTCACCACCCGCACCAACAAAGGCGTCCTCGGCCTCGCCCACAACGGCAACTTCGTGAACGCCCTCGAAGTCCGCAAAGGCCTCCTCGACGAAGGCGCCCTGTTCCAAACCACCAACGACAGCGAAGTGATGCTCAACCTCATCGCCCGCCAGGCGAAAGAGGACCTCATCACCGCCACCGCCAACGCTATGCGCGAACTGCGCGGCGGGTACGCCTGCGTCCTCATGAGCCGCACGCAACTCGTCGGCTTCCGCGACCCCAACGGCGTGCGCCCCCTCGTCATCGGCCAACGCGACGACGGCGCGTGGGTCATGGCGAGCGAACCGTCCGCACTGTACGCCGTCGGCGCGCGCCTCATCCGCGACGTCCAACCCGGCGAGCTCGTCTGGGCGGACCGCGACGGCCTGCACTCCATGATGGTGCACGCCGCACGCCACACCCCCTGCGCGTTCGAATGGATCTACTTCGCCCGCCCCGACAGCACCCTCGACGGCGTCAGCATCCACGAAAGCCGCGTGCGCATGGGCGAACAACTCGCCCGCGAACGCCCCGTCGAAGCGGACATCGTCGTGCCCGTCCCTGACAGCGGCATCGGCGCCGCCATCGGCTACGCCCGCGCGAGCGGCATCCCCTTCGACTACGGCCTGTACAAGAACCCCTACGCAGGCCGCACCTTCATCGCACCCACCCAGGAAGCGCGCGAACTGAAGGTCAAGATGAAGCTCTCCCCCACCAGCGCCGTGCGCGGCAAACGCGTCATCCTGATCGACGACAGCATCGTGCGCGGCACCACCAGCCGCCAGATCGTGAACCTCCTGCGCGAAGCGGGCGCCACCGAAGTGCACTTCCGCGTGAGCAGCCCGCCCATCACGCAGCCGTGCTTCTACGGCATCGACACGGCCGCCCGCAAGGAACTCGTGGCGAGCACACACACCATCGAGGAGATCCGCGAGCTGATCGGCGCGGACACGCTGAGCTTCATCAGCGAACGCGGCCTGGAAGCCGCCATTCAGGGCCCCGGCGTGTGCCTTGCGTGCTTCAACGGCGACTACCCCGCCGGTACGCCCCTCCTGAACGACGTGGACAAGCTCGCGCTCGAAGTCTGA
- a CDS encoding GIY-YIG nuclease family protein, whose translation MTEAKGYYVYALKDPTSSPALPFYIGKGTGTRSYAHLVNVDNSLKGQRIQEIQAAGKEVLVVRLIDDLTELQALRLEAELIAAFGTQASGGLLTNTVMPSGLARKARGSLVVPSGVKEKAQIGLALLKEALLELAQANEQGVTNAEAASLLGLRSDYGGGSKDYLSYSLIGLLMREGKLERVANSKKHIARVR comes from the coding sequence ATGACTGAAGCCAAAGGGTATTACGTATACGCGTTGAAAGATCCGACCAGCTCGCCAGCCTTACCGTTTTATATCGGTAAAGGCACAGGGACGAGATCTTACGCCCATTTGGTGAATGTCGATAACTCACTTAAAGGTCAGCGGATTCAGGAAATTCAAGCGGCGGGAAAAGAGGTACTGGTGGTCCGCCTCATTGACGATCTCACGGAGTTGCAGGCGCTCAGGCTTGAAGCGGAATTGATTGCTGCTTTTGGGACGCAGGCATCTGGCGGCCTATTAACGAATACCGTCATGCCTTCTGGCTTAGCCAGAAAAGCGCGTGGGTCACTCGTTGTTCCATCAGGCGTCAAAGAGAAAGCCCAAATTGGCCTGGCCTTACTCAAAGAAGCTCTGCTTGAACTTGCTCAAGCGAACGAGCAAGGCGTGACCAATGCGGAAGCCGCGAGCTTGCTTGGCCTCAGAAGTGACTATGGTGGAGGTTCAAAGGATTACCTTTCGTACAGTCTCATTGGCCTATTGATGCGTGAAGGAAAGCTCGAAAGAGTCGCAAACAGTAAAAAACACATCGCGCGAGTCCGGTAA
- the otsB gene encoding trehalose-phosphatase: MTLPPDLLTLGTRPLLVILDYDGTLAPIVARPEDAWPEPGAREALHALLNGGQHRAAIVTGRRAQQVHAFLNLPDLPVIGLHGMEWPGESLQPPDTAALDALRAQLPGTTGVRVEDKGWTLAVHYREVPEAQQANVERQLARLKLPDGWEMMTGKKVREFRPGGFGKGKAVRRLAQEAPSHLPVFIGDDVTDEEGFKALREMNGTTIKVGEGETKAAYRLSDPARVVALLAQWTQQRPLL, encoded by the coding sequence ATGACCCTCCCCCCCGACCTCCTCACGCTCGGCACGCGCCCCCTGCTCGTCATCCTCGACTACGACGGTACCCTCGCGCCCATCGTCGCCCGCCCCGAGGACGCGTGGCCGGAACCCGGCGCGCGCGAAGCCCTCCACGCCCTCCTGAACGGCGGACAGCACCGCGCCGCCATCGTCACGGGCCGCCGCGCACAGCAGGTCCATGCGTTCCTGAACCTCCCCGACCTCCCCGTCATCGGCCTGCACGGCATGGAATGGCCCGGCGAGTCCCTCCAGCCTCCCGACACCGCCGCGCTGGACGCCCTCCGCGCGCAGCTGCCGGGCACGACCGGCGTGCGCGTGGAGGACAAAGGTTGGACGCTCGCCGTCCACTACCGCGAAGTCCCCGAGGCGCAGCAGGCGAACGTGGAGCGGCAGCTCGCGCGCCTCAAGCTCCCCGACGGCTGGGAGATGATGACCGGCAAAAAAGTCCGCGAGTTCCGTCCTGGCGGCTTCGGCAAAGGCAAAGCCGTGCGGAGGCTTGCGCAGGAAGCACCCAGCCACCTGCCTGTATTCATTGGTGACGATGTGACCGACGAGGAAGGCTTCAAGGCGCTCCGCGAAATGAACGGCACCACCATCAAAGTCGGCGAGGGGGAAACAAAAGCAGCCTATCGGCTCTCAGATCCGGCAAGGGTCGTGGCGCTCCTGGCTCAATGGACACAGCAACGCCCGCTGCTCTGA
- a CDS encoding alpha,alpha-trehalose-phosphate synthase (UDP-forming), with protein sequence MGLIVLSNREPYAPTRNDNGELQWTPSIGGLTAALDPALQHAGGTWIAWGEQHPDVTDVDLPTEQPRYRLKRIRLSDAEVRDYYYGFSNRALWPISHYFIERTQYHASAWRAYVNVNRRFADAAIAAYQDGDLIWVHDYQLALVPRMIRDALPNARIGFFWHIPWPSVEVFRTLPWDLDILDGILGADLIGMHTPDYVAHFQNTCRRALRADTSGDLVHWKGRAARIVDRPIGIEVDAYEHLATSPEVEDTADRIRRTLQTQILLGVDRLDYTKGIPERLEAFDLFLDRHPETRGRVTLLQIAVPSRERVDSYRQLRNQVEGLVGRINGKHTQGGWSPIQYIYRGVPRDELVAHYRAADAMLVTPLRDGLNLVAKEFAACARDGALILSRFAGAADEMPEAIQVNPYSPENLSDAMRTALQMPLDEKKARLTRLREHLRDSDLHAWTDTFLHELKLQDHGGA encoded by the coding sequence ATGGGCCTGATCGTCCTCTCCAACCGCGAACCCTACGCCCCCACCCGCAACGACAACGGCGAACTCCAATGGACGCCGTCCATCGGCGGCCTCACCGCCGCCCTCGACCCGGCCCTGCAGCACGCCGGCGGCACCTGGATCGCCTGGGGCGAACAACACCCCGACGTCACCGACGTCGACCTCCCCACCGAACAGCCCCGTTACCGCCTCAAACGCATCCGCCTCAGCGACGCCGAAGTCCGCGACTACTACTACGGCTTCTCCAACCGCGCCCTCTGGCCCATCAGTCACTACTTCATCGAACGCACCCAGTACCACGCGAGCGCCTGGCGCGCCTACGTGAACGTCAACCGCCGCTTCGCCGACGCCGCCATCGCCGCCTACCAGGACGGCGACCTCATCTGGGTGCATGACTACCAGCTCGCCCTCGTGCCCCGCATGATCCGCGACGCCCTCCCGAACGCCCGCATCGGCTTCTTCTGGCACATCCCCTGGCCCAGCGTCGAAGTGTTCCGCACGCTCCCCTGGGACCTCGACATCCTCGACGGCATCCTCGGCGCCGACCTCATCGGCATGCACACCCCCGACTACGTCGCGCACTTCCAGAACACCTGCCGCCGCGCCCTGCGCGCCGACACCTCCGGCGACCTCGTCCACTGGAAGGGCCGCGCCGCCCGCATCGTCGACCGCCCCATCGGCATCGAAGTCGACGCCTACGAACACCTCGCCACCAGCCCCGAAGTCGAAGACACCGCCGACCGCATCCGCCGCACCCTCCAGACGCAGATCCTCCTCGGCGTCGACCGCCTCGACTACACCAAAGGCATCCCCGAACGCCTCGAAGCGTTCGACCTGTTCCTCGACCGCCACCCCGAAACGCGCGGCCGCGTCACGCTCCTCCAGATCGCCGTGCCCAGCCGCGAACGCGTCGACTCCTACCGCCAGCTCCGCAACCAGGTCGAAGGCCTCGTGGGCCGCATCAACGGCAAACACACCCAGGGCGGCTGGTCCCCCATCCAGTACATCTACCGCGGCGTCCCCCGCGACGAACTCGTCGCCCACTACCGCGCCGCCGACGCCATGCTCGTCACCCCCCTCCGCGACGGCCTGAACCTCGTCGCCAAAGAATTCGCCGCGTGCGCCCGCGACGGCGCCCTCATCCTCTCCCGCTTCGCCGGCGCCGCCGACGAAATGCCCGAAGCCATCCAGGTAAACCCCTACAGCCCCGAGAACCTCTCCGACGCCATGCGCACCGCCCTCCAGATGCCCCTCGACGAGAAAAAAGCCCGCCTCACGCGCCTGCGCGAGCACCTGCGGGACAGCGACCTGCACGCCTGGACGGACACCTTCCTGCACGAACTCAAGCTTCAAGACCACGGAGGCGCATGA
- a CDS encoding YwbE family protein, translating to MTPSRSQVRPGLTVDIVQKQDQPTGRLTRGVVAQLLTRSPSHPHGIKVRLTSGQVGRVQRVVTSEDSSA from the coding sequence ATGACGCCTTCTCGTTCTCAGGTTCGGCCGGGTCTTACGGTGGACATCGTGCAGAAGCAGGATCAGCCCACCGGGCGCCTCACGCGCGGTGTGGTCGCGCAGTTGCTGACGCGCAGTCCCAGTCATCCGCACGGCATCAAGGTGCGGCTGACGTCCGGTCAGGTGGGGCGCGTGCAGCGCGTGGTGACGAGTGAGGATTCGTCCGCGTGA